The following coding sequences are from one Diospyros lotus cultivar Yz01 chromosome 7, ASM1463336v1, whole genome shotgun sequence window:
- the LOC127805921 gene encoding NAC domain-containing protein 1-like: MVAGNCTSELPPGFRFHPTDEELIMYYLRNQSMSRPCPVAIIPEVDIYKFDPWQLPEKAEFGENEWYFFTPRDRKYPNGARPNRAAVSGYWKATGTDKAIYSGAKYVGVKKALVFYKGRPPKGSKTDWIMHEYRIIDSRKPASCSKQNGPTMRLDDWVLCRIYKKKNVARALEQKVEDAAVAQRSSGNVAGGDIQDIKVARTSSISQLWELDCWGSSFTPLLSDQSSLHSSGFDHQIAGAGRLEWGDGAQLFNQPPVFVNPTFQLQ; the protein is encoded by the exons ATGGTGGCCGGAAATTGCACCTCGGAGCTCCCTCCGGGGTTCAGGTTCCACCCCACCGACGAAGAGTTGATCATGTATTACCTCCGGAACCAGTCCATGTCCCGGCCTTGCCCGGTGGCGATCATCCCCGAAGTTGACATCTACAAGTTCGATCCCTGGCAACTACCTg AGAAAGCCGAATTCGGAGAGAATGAATGGTATTTCTTCACCCCAAGAGACCGGAAGTACCCGAACGGGGCGAGGCCCAACAGAGCGGCCGTTTCCGGCTACTGGAAGGCGACCGGCACGGACAAGGCCATTTACAGCGGCGCCAAGTACGTCGGCGTCAAGAAAGCCCTCGTCTTCTACAAGGGCAGGCCCCCGAAGGGTTCCAAAACAGATTGGATCATGCACGAATACAGAATTATTGACTCGAGAAAACCAGCCAGTTGTTCCAAGCAGAATGGGCCGACTATGAGG TTGGATGATTGGGTGCTGTGCCGTATTTACAAGAAGAAGAACGTGGCGAGGGCTTTGGAGCAGAAGGTGGAAGACGCCGCCGTCGCTCAACGGTCGTCGGGAAATGTCGCCGGCGGCGATATTCAGGACATAAAAGTCGCCCGGACGAGCTCGATCTCTCAGCTGTGGGAGCTGGATTGCTGGGGTTCGTCATTTACCCCGCTACTAAGCGATCAGAGTTCTTTACACAGCTCGGGGTTCGATCACCAGATCGCCGGGGCCGGCAGACTTGAGTGGGGCGACGGAGCTCAACTCTTCAACCAGCCGCCGGTTTTTGTGAATCCGACGTTTCAGTTGCAGTGA